In Planktothrix sp. FACHB-1365, the genomic stretch CGTTGACCCCGACCGATGGGAATCATGGAGTCAATAGCGGTAATCCCCGTTTGCATGGGTTCGCACACGGAACGACGGGCGATAATCCCAGGGGCGGGAGATTCTAATAAACGGCTATCGGTGGTTTTGACATCTCCTTTACCATCAATGGGACGGGCTAAGGCATCGACAACCCGGCCTAACATGGCATCCCCAACGGGGATCTGAGAAATTCTTCCGGTGGCGGTCACGGCAGATCCTTCTTGGATGTCCCGGCCTTCACCCATTAACACCGCACCGACGTTATCTTCTTCTAAGTTCAAAGCAATGCCGATAGTGCCTTCGGCAAACTCTAACAGTTCACCGGACATGACTTTATCTAAGCCATAAATCCGGGCAATTCCGTCACCGACTTGCAGAACAGTCCCGACGTTGGTTTCTTTAACGTCTTGGTCGTACTGTTCAATTTGCTGCTGAATAATGCTGCTAATTTCGTCAGGTCTGATCGCTACCATTGTTCTTGTCAGTAGTTAGGGGTTATGAGTTAAAACAGATCCCATCTTTATGATGACGGGTCATAACGATTATTGGGCCAATTTCATGCCAATGCGACGCAGTTGTCCGCGCAAACTGGCATCCACCACGCGAGATCCAACTTTGATAATCACACCGCCCAATAAATCCGGGTCAAGGGTGGTGGAAATTTCCACCGAGCGGGCATTGGTCATGGCTTTGACTTTTTCAGTCAAGGTATTTTGTTGAGCTTCGGTTAACGGATGGGCGGAGGTGATTTCTGCCAATACCGTTTGATTGAGTTTCCGCAGTAATACTAAATACTGTTGACCAATTCCCTGTAAGAATAAAATCCGTCCCCGATCCACTAACAGCATCAAGAAATTCCGTAATAAGGGATTAACTTGATCTCCTGTAATGCGTTGCAGAACGGCTTTTTTATCCTGGGGTTTAATCACAGGATTGTCTAAAAAGTTTTTTAATTCTGCGGAATTTTCCAGTAATTCGAGTAATGAGCGGATCTCATTGCCGAATTCTTCGGTTAAATTTCTCGATTGAGCCAAGGACATTAACGCCGAGGCGTAAGGCTCAACAATTTCTCCTGCGATCGCACTCATATTCAACCTCCCAGCAGCGTTAGACTCCGATCAATTAACCGTTCCTGAACAGTGTCGTCAAGCTGTTGTTTGAGTTGAGCTTCTGCCCGTTCAATGGCTTGAGTGGCAATCAGAGAACGCAGTTGAGAAATCACTCGTTCGCGATCTGAATCTAACTCAGCGCTTGCGTTTGCTTTCATGCGTTCTACCTCTTCGGCAGCTTTAGCTAGAATTGATTCTCTAACGGTTTTTGCCCGTTCTTCGGCTTCAGCTAAAATTCGTTGCGCGTCCGTTTGGGCGGCGGTTAATTTTTGCTGTTGTTCTGCTAGAGATGCTTCTGCTTGTTTTTGACGCTGTTCAGCTTCTTGAATCGCTTCTTCAATGGTGGAGCGTCTTTCATTTAGGATTTTTCCTAAAAAGCCTCGCCCAAAGTAAACCAGCACACCAATCAGAATGGCTAGGTTAATTAGGTTCGTCTCAAAAATATTGGTATTGAGACCGAATCCAGCTTCAGAGCTAGCTTCTGTGGCTAGTAATAAAACAGTCTCCATGATGTTCTTCTCATAAATGCGCGGCTTAAGGTTTAACTCCCTATAGGGGGCGTTATCATCTAGCCTGGGCTGTCTTCAATCCGAATTTTCCGCAGTTTCACAAGCTGAAAACAATCTTGTGATCAGCTTTAACGCATCCAAGATTATCTAACGAACTCAGCCCCTAATAATTTTTCTAAAATTTGGCGACTGAGAGGTTCAACTTGTTGCTCTAAAGCTTGCAGGGCTTGTTGTTTTTCCTGCTCAATTTCTTGAGCCGCTTTGTCTCTCAATTTTTGCGCTTCTTGTAATGCTTCTGCGACTTTTCCCGTAGCAATTTTCTGGGCTTCCGCTTGAGCATTTACAATCGTCGCTTGAGCTTTTTTGCGAGTTTCTGCTAACTCTAATTCGTATTGTTTGGCTAATTTTTCAGCTTTAGCCAGACGTTCTTTGGCGTTGACTTCGCGATCGCGGATATAATCCGCCCGTTCATCAATTGCCTTTCCTAATGGTTTGTAGAAAACCTGGTTTAAAATTACTGCCAGAATTACGAACTGCACTGCCATTAAGGGCAAGGTGGCATCAAGATCAAACAGTCCTCCTTCTTTAGCAGCCTCTTCAACCGCAAATAAAATTGTCCAGTGCATTATTGTCCCTTGAAGAGTTGAATTGAAGATGGATTTTAGACCCAGAGTTTCAGAGCACCTGAAACCTCAAATCTAAAATCCATGTTTGGATTACTGTTTAGGCGAAGGGGTTAGCAAACAGCAGTACCAGAGAAACGACCAGACCGTAAATCGTCAGTGCTTCCATGAAGGCCAAACTTAACAGTAAAGTCCCACGAATTTTACCTTCTGCTTCGGGTTGACGGGCAATCCCTTCCACTGCTTGACCAGCAGCAATCCCTTGACCAATTCCAGGGCCGATCGCGCCTAAACCAATAGCTAAAGCAGCAGCAACAACGGAAGCAGCAGCAATCAGTGGATTCATGATGATTTTCTTCCTTCTAAATACAAAACAGTTAACAAACAATCAATTAGACAAAATGTGAATTCAATCCCTATCAGCATTTATAAAACGAGGAGATTTGAAGAAAACAATTTTCTTCTTTGTCCCGTTATCAATGCCAGATTCGTTTAATGGATTGGAGTCCCCAAAACGTTATTTTACCAATAAAGGGGATCTAGTTTAACCCAACAGCACATTTTGGAAAAATCAAGATCTTAAGAAAAGAAATCTTCAAGGATTTGTTGCTTTTCTTAGTCGTGATGTTCCGCACCATGTCCTTCTAAGGCTTCACCAATATAGTTCGCTGCCAGCGTCGCAAAAATTAGCGCTTGAATGGCACTCAAGAATAAACCTAAAACCATCAGGGGCAGAGGAATAAACAGAGGCACCAGGAATACCAACACGGCCACCACCAGTTCATCCGCCAAAATGTTACCAAACAAACGGAAACTCAGTGAGAGGGGTTTGGTAAAATCTTCAATCACCCGGAAGATCGCGAGAAACGCAAGGGGTTGAGCGTAATCAGCAAAATAACCGACAAAGCCTTTTTTACTGATTCCGGCGTAGAAATATGCTAAGGACGTTAACAGGGCTAAGGCCACTGTCGTATTGATATCGCTGGTGGGCGCTGCTAATTCTCCTGAAGGCAGTTCGATCAGCTTCCAAGGAATTAAGGCACCTGACCAGTTAGAGGCAAAGATGAATAAGAACAGTGTTCCAATGAAGGGAACCCAAGGACGATATTCTTTTTCCCCGATTTGGTCTTTAGCAAGGTTGCGAATGAATTCTAGGGCGTACTCCATAAAATTCTGCATCCCACTGGGAATTCGCTGCACGTTGCTGCTGGCCAACACTGAGACAAGAATCAGCAAACCGATTACAAACCACGAAGTCAGAAAAATCTGACCATGCAGTTTTAAACCGCCGACTTCCCAATAGAGGTGCTGGCCAACTTCCAAACTAGCAAGGGGAAGAGGATTGAAGATGTTTAAAACAGTCAGCATTTCCATTCAAGAGGCTTCCTCTACAGATTGAGGACTGGAGGATTCCGAAAACCACGTGACCTACTTTGGCTTCAAGGTGAACGTTGTCATCAGAACATAGGACAGGAGGGCGACTTTGTAGGTGAGAAATCCTAAGAAAATCGGTAAAATCTGGAGTTGATGCCAACGAGTGGCTAAAATCATAAAACCCGCTAGGATTAAAATCCGATTTGAGCCTAGTTTTTTCTTCTCTCTACCCAGTTTTTCGACATCCTGGCCGAGCATTCGCAAGTAGACTATGCCCACGCTCGCCCCGATTAAATAGTTGCAAGCAACTTCCAGGGAATAAAAACAGCAAACCGTAACAAAAATTACCCCCGTCGCCACGAGTGTCATCAGTAGTAACTGACGTTGCAACTGATAATACTCCAGCATGGAAGGGTCGGGTTCTACAGCAAGCTTAGACCCGGATTCGACTGTTTCCTCTGCGTTTGTCATAGTTACTTGGACAAGTTCACCTATTTTGAGTTCAGTCACAACTGATTGATCCGCTCCGAAAAGCGGGCAGTTCTAACTTTTCCCAAGTTCACGCACAGGCGCATAACACGCTCTGTAAGCCACAATGAATCATATCATGTTGTGGGAACAGAACTTAAAAGAAATTTAATGATGGCTGTTGACTAAATTGTAGTAAGCCCTTCAGGGCTTTCTTAACCCTCAACCCAAAACAAACTTAATCCCCCAATGCAACTTGAATCTTCTGTTTAAGGGTAGTAACAACGTCCTCAATGGCAATTTCTTGGGAGTTGTGAGTAGCTCGTTCTACCCATTCCACCTTACCCGATTTAATCGAACGTCCCGTTACAATGCGATAGGGGATGCCAATCAGATCTGCATCTTTGAATTTTACCCCGGCTCGTTCATCTCGATCATCTAATAACGTTTCAATTCCCGCTTGCTTCAATTCTGTATAGAGTTTTTCGGCTATTTCCACCTGTTGACCATCAGTAATATTAGGAATCACAATAATGGCTTGATAAGGTGCGATCGCCACAGGCCAAATTATCCCATCTTTATCATAGGATTGTTCAACGGCCGATTGCGCTAACCGAGATACCCCCACCCCATAACATCCCATGACTAACGGTAATTCTTCCCCCTGTTCATTGGTGAAAGTTGCCCCCATTGCTTGAGAATATTTAATTCCCAGTTGGAAAATATGACCGACTTCAATTCCTCTCGCACTGTCTAAAATTTGGTTAGGGTCATGAACCGCGCGATCGCCTTTTTGGGCTTTTCTAATATCAACAATACGTTGAGGTAAGGTAAATTCTTGACCCCAATTTGCCCCAACAACATGATATCCTAATTCATCCGCGCCAGTCACAAAATTCTTTAATTCAACGGCAGTTTGATCCACCAGTCGCACAAATTTAGAGTAAACCCCTTCCTTCGTTTGAGAGCTAATATAACTATCTTCTAAACTTGGAGACATATAGCCTAATGGTAACGGTTTTGCCGTCCATTTTTGTTGCGCTTCTTCATCAGGAACTGTTAACGATAATATGGTTTTTGCGCCAAATTCAGACGCTAATTTTGTTAATTCATTTTGCAATTTAACATCATTAACCTCCTGATCTCCCCGAATACTAACTAAAATTAAAACCGTTGTGCCATTATCATAAACGACTTGATAGAGAACATTTTTAACAATTTGGGTCGGGGAACATTTCAAGAAATTGGCTAAGGTTTCAATGGTATTTGTATTTGGAGTTTCTAACTTTTGATATTCAGTAAAACTAGACGTTTCAGCATCAACCGGAAGGGATACCGCTTTTTCAGTATTAGCCGCATATTTGCCATCTTCAGTGTAGAGAACTTCATCTTCTCCCGCTTCTGCTAAGACCATAAATTCTTGAGAACCACTTCCGCCAATGGCTCCAGAATCAGCTTCTACCGCCCGATATTGTAACCCACAACGACGCAACATATTGCGATAAGCTTGATCCATATCTCGATAGGTTTTCTTTAAACTTTCCTCATCGCTATGGAAAGAATAGCCATCTTTCATAATAAATTCTCGTCCCCGCATTAACCCAAACCGAGGGCGAATTTCATCTCTAAATTTCGTTTGAATTTGATATAAATGTAAGGGTAATTGTTGATGGGAACGGATCATTTCTTTAGCAATGGTTGTGATCACTTCCTCATGGGTTGGCCCTAATGCTAATTCCCGTTTACGACGGTCAGTGAGGGAAAACATAATTCCCTCCGCTTTAGTATAGGTATCCCAGCGTCCCGACTCCCGCCACAGTTCCGCAGGTTGGACTTGAGGAAGCAGACATTCTTGGGCTCCGGTGGCGTTCATTTCTTCTCGAACAATTTGAGAGACTTTTTGCAAAACCCGCCACATCAAAGGAAGATAAGCATAAATTCCACTTCCGATGCGTCGGATATATCCCGCCCGGACTAATAGTTTATGACTGGGAATTTCTGCTTCTTTGGGATCTTCCCGCAGGGTGACAAATAGCATTTGAGACAGTCGCATCGTTTGGTTTCCTGAAATTAAAGACCAATTTATTATTATTGCAGAATTGTGTTCAATTTCACTCTAAAAAATAAAGATTAATCCCCGTAGGGGCGAGGTCTCCTCGCCCATCATCTGATTTAAGTTTAAATCGTTATTTTTTTATTTAACTATTTTTTAATATAACCAAATTAATTAATTTTAGGAGGAAATACTTGAGTTAAATCTAAGGTTAAATCGGGAAAACAAGGTAAAGTTATAGACTCGTTAGGTAAATAAATTGATTTATTCCGATAGCCAAACTCCCCTTGTAAGTTTTGATAGGGTTCCCGATAACATTCTAAACACAAATCGACTAAATTAAAAATCCAATAATCGCTAATATTATTTTCAGCATAAACGGATAACTTCGTTGTTTGATCATAGTCTAAAGAGGAATCAGCAATTTCAATTAATAGTAAAATATCTTCCGGGTGAGGATGAGCGCTTAAATAGTCATCTGCTCGATTTTTAACAATCACTCGATCCGGTTCAGGTTCACTATCAGATGATAAAATAATCGGTTGTTGTCCTCTTAAGGTTGCCCGTTCTCCAATAAGTTTATAAAGTTCTCGTTCTAAGCGAGTCTCGCAAACCGAGTGGGGAGTTCCTTTTGCTGCCATATAAATCAGTTCTCCACAAATCAATTCAACTTTATCATTTTCTTGGAAAAAACCTAATTGAGTTAGGCGGTGATAGTCTTGGATGGTGAATTTTTTAACGGTTGCGATCGCCATATCTTAAATATCAATAATAATTTTAAGTCTATTATAGCAATTCTCAATCGATTGTCATATTTGATTGTAGGGGTTTGGAAACCAAACCCTCTAGGTACAAGGATTAATTAAAAGACTTCTGCCCCTTCAAACTGTTTAATATTTTGCAGTTTAGCAGATTCTCCGCAGGTGCGAGGGGTGGGTAACATTTTACCTGGGTTCGCTAAACCTTTGGGGTTAAAAACCGCCCTCACCCATTGCATGGTTTCTAAATCAATATCGTTAAACATTTGGGGCATATAACATTTTTTGTCCGCGCCAATACCATGTTCACCGGATAAGCTTCCGCCTACTTCAACGCAGATTTTTAGAATTTCACCACCAATTTCTTCAACAATTTCTAATGCTCCTGGAACGGAGTTATCATATAAAATTAAAGGATGTAAGTTGCCATCTCCCGCATGAAACACGTTAGCAATGGGATAACCATATTTTTCACTTAATGCTTCAATTTCTTTTAAAACATAAGCCATTTTTGTTCGAGGGATAACGCCATCTTGGACATAATAATCAGGGCTGACATGACCTGCTGCTGCGAATGCGGCTTTGCGTCCTTTCCAAATTTTTAATCGATCTTCGGGGTTACTAGCTGTAGTAATATTTCTCGCGCCATTGTTTTTACAAATTTCAGCAACTCGTTTTTTATTGGTATCCACTTCCACTTGTAAGCCGTCTAATTCAACCAGTAAAATTGATCCGGCATCACGGGGATATAAACCAATTTTTACCACATCTTCAACGGCATTAATACTGAGATTATCCATGATTTCCATTCCCCCTGGAATAATCCCCGAACTAATAATATCAGAAACCGCAGAGCCAGCCGCTTCTAAATTCGTAAAATCCGCTAATAAAACACAAATTGATTCCGGTGCTTTGAGAATTCTTAAAGTGATTTCCGTAGCAATTCCTAATGTTCCTTCTGAACCAACAAATAATCCCGTTAAATCATATCCCGGCATTTCAGGAATATCGCCCCCAATATCAACAATAGTACCATCAGGAGTGACAATTTTTAAACTCAAAATATGATTGGTTGTGACTCCATATTTTAAACAATGAACCCCCCCAGAATTTTCCGCAACATTTCCCCCAATAGAACAAATAATTTGACTAGAAGGGTCTGGCGCATAATAAAATCCAGCCCCACTAACCGCTTGTGTCACCCAATTATTAATAACGCCGGGTTGTACCACAACTTGTTGATTTTCTAAGTCAATCTTCAGGATTTTTCGCATTAAAGCAGTGACAATTAACACACAATCTTCTACAGGTAAAGCACCGCCAGAAAGTCCGGTTCCTGCACCTCTAGCAACCCAAGGAATTAAATTTTTATCGCAAATTTTAATAACTTCTGCTATTTCTTCTGTGGTTTTAGGAAGTATTACTAAAGCGGGACGTTGACGATAGCTGGTCAGTCCATCACATTCATAAACCAGTAATTCTTCGCGGCGTTGAATCACCCCTTTTTGACCAACAATTGTTATAAATTGTTGAATTAGGGGTTTCCAGTTTCGGGTTTGTTGTGATTTTTGAGCCAGCATAGGAATAACGATGAGAAGAACTTAGGATTTTTATATTATATCGCTTTTATCCTAATTATTAACCACAATATCTTTCATTTGAGTGGGTAGATCAATGATGAATTCACATCCTTCTTCTTGGCTAGAGTTAAAACTGAGTTTTCCTTGATGTTTTTGGACAATAATTTCATAGCAGGTCGTTAAGCCTAGGCCAATTCCTTGACCTACAGGTTTTGTTGTAAAAAAGGGATTAAATAATTGAGATTTGACTTCCTCTGACATTCCTACACCGTTATCTTTAATCCGAATTCTGACTTCATTAGGATTAATAGATTCTGTGATAATCCAAATTGTAGGGGACAGATTGGGTGGCGTTTTTGCTCCTACTCCTAATTCCAAAGCATCAATAGAATTTGTTAATAAATTCAAAAAAACTTGATTAATTTGGCTGGCGTAACAGGTAACATGGGGTAAATTATCATAGGATTTAATAATTTCAATTTCAGCCCGTTGTCCCTCAGCACGCAGCCGATATTGGAGAAGTAATAATGTACTATCTAGTCCTTGATGTAAATCTACGGGTTTAATATCTGATTCTCCCAACCGAGAAAAAATTCTTAAGGCGAGGATAATTCTTCTAATTCGTTCTGTTCCTCTTTGCATCGATCCCAAAATATTTTGGAGATCATTAATCATAAACTCTAAATCACATTCTTGTAAAAAAGATTGAATGGCTATACTCGGTTGAGGATATTCGTTTTGATATAAATAAATTAATTTTAATAAATCTTGAATATATTCTTGAGTCGGAACTAAATTTCCTGAAATAAAACTAATGGGATTATTAATTTCATGAGCAATTCCAGCCACAAGCTGTCCTAAACTCACCATTTTTTCCTTTTGAATCAGTTGAGCTTGAGTAGATTTTAATTCTTGGACGGTTAATTGAAGTTGAGAATTTTGTTGTTTCAGTTGACTTTGTAACTGTTGAATTGTAAGTTGATTTTGAATCCGAATTAAAACTTCTTCAAATTGGAAGGGTTTAGTAATGTAGTCTACACCTCCAACTTGAAACGCTTTGACTTTATCTAAAATATCATCTAAAGCACTGAGGAAAATGATCGGAATATTTTGGGTACGTTCATCTTTTTTGAGTTGTTCACAGACTTGATAACCATTCATTTCCGGTAAATTAATATCTAATAAAATCAAATCGGGGATGATGGTTTTGACGGCGGTTAAAGCCATTTGACCGTTAATCGCTTTACGAACATTATATCCTTGGTCTACCAACATTTGGGATAAAAACCGCAAATTAGCAGGAGTATCATCAACAACAAGAATATCGGCTTTGGGTTGATTGTTTAAAGTATGGTTCATAATTAGAAATAATCAGCCATTTCTATTCTAATAAAAAGTGAAGTAGAACCGATCCTCATGGGTTAGGAACATCACGGAATGTTAAAAAGCACATTGAGTTAATTATACTAATTTTTTTACCAGTGTGGGCAAGATTGAATCAAATTAGTGGCTATTTTACTATTAACAGGTTTAGAAAAAAAATATCCCTGACCTGCATTACAGTTCAATTTTCGTAATTGAGCCAATTGTTGTGCAGTTTCTATGCCTTCTGCAATCACTTTCATTCCCAAGGTTTTGACTAAACTAATAATGACAGGAACTAAGCCCAAATTTTGAGGATTATCGTCAATAGGGCTAATAAAAGAACGATCAATTTTGAGAATATTGACGGGGAAAGAATGAAGATAACTCAGGGATGAATAACCTGTCCCAAAATCGTCGATACTTAAATTGATTCGTCGTTCTTTTAACTGTTTTAATATCTCGGAAGCATTTTCAGGGTGATCTAAAATCGCACTTTCTGTAATTTCTAGGTTTAAATATTGAGGTTCAAGTTGGCTTTCCTCTAAAATCTGATCAATTTGTTTAATTAAATTGTGTTGAGCAAATTGTAAAGCCGATAAATTCACACTCACGGTTAAGGGATAATCTGTTAATTTTTGTTGTTTCCAGGTGGAAATTTGATGACAAGATTCTCGTAATACCCATTCCCCCAGGCGAGAAATTAAACCCGTTTCTTCCGCAATGGGAATAAATAAACCCGGAGAAATTAAACCTTGGGTTGGATGATACCAACGCACTAAGGCTTCAAACCCAATAATAATTCCTGAATCTAAGGAAATAATGGGTTGATAGTGAACGCTAAATTCTTGATTCGTAAGAGCTTTTCTGAGGTCTGTTTCTAATTGTAAGCGTTGCAGAACTGCTTGATACATTTCTG encodes the following:
- the atpH gene encoding ATP synthase F1 subunit delta, producing MSAIAGEIVEPYASALMSLAQSRNLTEEFGNEIRSLLELLENSAELKNFLDNPVIKPQDKKAVLQRITGDQVNPLLRNFLMLLVDRGRILFLQGIGQQYLVLLRKLNQTVLAEITSAHPLTEAQQNTLTEKVKAMTNARSVEISTTLDPDLLGGVIIKVGSRVVDASLRGQLRRIGMKLAQ
- a CDS encoding F0F1 ATP synthase subunit B; translation: METVLLLATEASSEAGFGLNTNIFETNLINLAILIGVLVYFGRGFLGKILNERRSTIEEAIQEAEQRQKQAEASLAEQQQKLTAAQTDAQRILAEAEERAKTVRESILAKAAEEVERMKANASAELDSDRERVISQLRSLIATQAIERAEAQLKQQLDDTVQERLIDRSLTLLGG
- a CDS encoding F0F1 ATP synthase subunit B' — translated: MMHWTILFAVEEAAKEGGLFDLDATLPLMAVQFVILAVILNQVFYKPLGKAIDERADYIRDREVNAKERLAKAEKLAKQYELELAETRKKAQATIVNAQAEAQKIATGKVAEALQEAQKLRDKAAQEIEQEKQQALQALEQQVEPLSRQILEKLLGAEFVR
- the atpE gene encoding ATP synthase F0 subunit C; the protein is MNPLIAAASVVAAALAIGLGAIGPGIGQGIAAGQAVEGIARQPEAEGKIRGTLLLSLAFMEALTIYGLVVSLVLLFANPFA
- the atpB gene encoding F0F1 ATP synthase subunit A; this translates as MEMLTVLNIFNPLPLASLEVGQHLYWEVGGLKLHGQIFLTSWFVIGLLILVSVLASSNVQRIPSGMQNFMEYALEFIRNLAKDQIGEKEYRPWVPFIGTLFLFIFASNWSGALIPWKLIELPSGELAAPTSDINTTVALALLTSLAYFYAGISKKGFVGYFADYAQPLAFLAIFRVIEDFTKPLSLSFRLFGNILADELVVAVLVFLVPLFIPLPLMVLGLFLSAIQALIFATLAANYIGEALEGHGAEHHD
- a CDS encoding ATP synthase subunit I, which gives rise to MTNAEETVESGSKLAVEPDPSMLEYYQLQRQLLLMTLVATGVIFVTVCCFYSLEVACNYLIGASVGIVYLRMLGQDVEKLGREKKKLGSNRILILAGFMILATRWHQLQILPIFLGFLTYKVALLSYVLMTTFTLKPK
- the proS gene encoding proline--tRNA ligase produces the protein MRLSQMLFVTLREDPKEAEIPSHKLLVRAGYIRRIGSGIYAYLPLMWRVLQKVSQIVREEMNATGAQECLLPQVQPAELWRESGRWDTYTKAEGIMFSLTDRRKRELALGPTHEEVITTIAKEMIRSHQQLPLHLYQIQTKFRDEIRPRFGLMRGREFIMKDGYSFHSDEESLKKTYRDMDQAYRNMLRRCGLQYRAVEADSGAIGGSGSQEFMVLAEAGEDEVLYTEDGKYAANTEKAVSLPVDAETSSFTEYQKLETPNTNTIETLANFLKCSPTQIVKNVLYQVVYDNGTTVLILVSIRGDQEVNDVKLQNELTKLASEFGAKTILSLTVPDEEAQQKWTAKPLPLGYMSPSLEDSYISSQTKEGVYSKFVRLVDQTAVELKNFVTGADELGYHVVGANWGQEFTLPQRIVDIRKAQKGDRAVHDPNQILDSARGIEVGHIFQLGIKYSQAMGATFTNEQGEELPLVMGCYGVGVSRLAQSAVEQSYDKDGIIWPVAIAPYQAIIVIPNITDGQQVEIAEKLYTELKQAGIETLLDDRDERAGVKFKDADLIGIPYRIVTGRSIKSGKVEWVERATHNSQEIAIEDVVTTLKQKIQVALGD
- a CDS encoding Uma2 family endonuclease; amino-acid sequence: MAIATVKKFTIQDYHRLTQLGFFQENDKVELICGELIYMAAKGTPHSVCETRLERELYKLIGERATLRGQQPIILSSDSEPEPDRVIVKNRADDYLSAHPHPEDILLLIEIADSSLDYDQTTKLSVYAENNISDYWIFNLVDLCLECYREPYQNLQGEFGYRNKSIYLPNESITLPCFPDLTLDLTQVFPPKIN
- the glcD gene encoding glycolate oxidase subunit GlcD yields the protein MLAQKSQQTRNWKPLIQQFITIVGQKGVIQRREELLVYECDGLTSYRQRPALVILPKTTEEIAEVIKICDKNLIPWVARGAGTGLSGGALPVEDCVLIVTALMRKILKIDLENQQVVVQPGVINNWVTQAVSGAGFYYAPDPSSQIICSIGGNVAENSGGVHCLKYGVTTNHILSLKIVTPDGTIVDIGGDIPEMPGYDLTGLFVGSEGTLGIATEITLRILKAPESICVLLADFTNLEAAGSAVSDIISSGIIPGGMEIMDNLSINAVEDVVKIGLYPRDAGSILLVELDGLQVEVDTNKKRVAEICKNNGARNITTASNPEDRLKIWKGRKAAFAAAGHVSPDYYVQDGVIPRTKMAYVLKEIEALSEKYGYPIANVFHAGDGNLHPLILYDNSVPGALEIVEEIGGEILKICVEVGGSLSGEHGIGADKKCYMPQMFNDIDLETMQWVRAVFNPKGLANPGKMLPTPRTCGESAKLQNIKQFEGAEVF
- a CDS encoding sensor histidine kinase — encoded protein: MNHTLNNQPKADILVVDDTPANLRFLSQMLVDQGYNVRKAINGQMALTAVKTIIPDLILLDINLPEMNGYQVCEQLKKDERTQNIPIIFLSALDDILDKVKAFQVGGVDYITKPFQFEEVLIRIQNQLTIQQLQSQLKQQNSQLQLTVQELKSTQAQLIQKEKMVSLGQLVAGIAHEINNPISFISGNLVPTQEYIQDLLKLIYLYQNEYPQPSIAIQSFLQECDLEFMINDLQNILGSMQRGTERIRRIILALRIFSRLGESDIKPVDLHQGLDSTLLLLQYRLRAEGQRAEIEIIKSYDNLPHVTCYASQINQVFLNLLTNSIDALELGVGAKTPPNLSPTIWIITESINPNEVRIRIKDNGVGMSEEVKSQLFNPFFTTKPVGQGIGLGLTTCYEIIVQKHQGKLSFNSSQEEGCEFIIDLPTQMKDIVVNN